From Methanocella paludicola SANAE, a single genomic window includes:
- a CDS encoding SPFH domain-containing protein: protein MGIITGDKGSIIGAATILWEDGEKRNNVMWKVPRNIKFNDNIVVREDEIAVFFRDGKALDYIDRPDRYALTSINAPIVGKIVQRLSGVQQQAEVYYLQKKVFDGKFGSKQPYVFEDKTFQLVKLSLFGEFRYKVSEPSNFINYFVGTLSLTRAPEVEERIKEQVVTSMYNVLGKLKEKGMGVVNLAANLKNIEQIFLEDSKTDFAPYGIVIDKISGLYINLPEEVQKAVDTRASMSVLGTNYMGYQTGQAMREAAVNPSGGAAGAGVGVGAGIGMGYMMMNQMGQTGGQQPPVVATPPSPPPAGAPCVKCGASVPQGAKFCPACGAPQGTACVKCGASLPAGAKFCPSCGASQQATCAKCNAKLEPGTKFCPSCGNPTG from the coding sequence ATGGGGATCATCACCGGCGATAAGGGAAGCATCATCGGCGCGGCCACAATACTGTGGGAGGACGGCGAGAAGCGCAATAACGTCATGTGGAAGGTGCCGAGGAACATCAAGTTCAACGACAACATCGTCGTGCGCGAGGACGAGATCGCCGTCTTCTTCAGGGACGGCAAAGCGCTCGACTACATCGACAGGCCGGACCGCTACGCGCTTACCTCGATCAACGCGCCCATCGTGGGCAAGATCGTGCAGCGCCTGAGCGGCGTCCAGCAGCAGGCAGAAGTATACTACTTACAGAAAAAAGTATTCGACGGCAAGTTCGGCAGCAAGCAGCCCTACGTGTTCGAGGACAAGACCTTCCAGCTAGTGAAGCTCAGCCTGTTCGGCGAGTTCCGGTATAAGGTCTCCGAGCCCTCGAACTTCATCAACTACTTCGTGGGCACGCTGAGCCTCACGAGGGCGCCCGAGGTGGAGGAGCGCATCAAGGAGCAGGTCGTCACCTCGATGTACAACGTCCTGGGCAAGCTCAAGGAAAAGGGCATGGGCGTCGTGAACCTGGCCGCGAACCTCAAGAACATCGAGCAAATATTCTTAGAGGACTCGAAGACGGACTTCGCCCCCTACGGCATCGTCATCGACAAGATCTCGGGGCTTTACATTAACCTGCCCGAAGAGGTGCAGAAGGCCGTGGACACGAGAGCGTCCATGTCCGTGCTGGGCACGAACTACATGGGATACCAGACCGGCCAGGCGATGCGCGAGGCGGCGGTCAATCCCTCCGGCGGGGCCGCCGGGGCAGGAGTAGGAGTCGGCGCCGGCATCGGCATGGGCTACATGATGATGAACCAGATGGGCCAGACGGGAGGGCAGCAGCCCCCCGTCGTAGCGACGCCTCCGTCCCCGCCTCCGGCAGGGGCCCCGTGCGTGAAGTGCGGCGCCAGCGTCCCCCAGGGCGCGAAGTTCTGCCCGGCGTGCGGCGCACCCCAGGGAACGGCCTGCGTGAAGTGCGGTGCGTCATTGCCCGCGGGTGCAAAGTTCTGCCCCTCTTGCGGCGCATCGCAGCAGGCGACGTGTGCGAAGTGTAACGCTAAACTGGAGCCAGGGACTAAATTCTGTCCGAGCTGCGGCAACCCGACAGGATAA
- a CDS encoding acetate uptake transporter, which produces MVNVQTLDTKETKLSGAIAPALANPAPLGLMGFGMTTVLLNLLNAGLISSTAWSMILAMGMFYGGVAQIIAGIMEFRKGNTFGTTAFTSYGLFWISLVALLIFPRLGWFPAPDGISMAAYLAMWGLFTAYMFVGTLKKNKALQFVFASLAILFFLLAAGDFTGIGWIKTLAGLEGIVCGFSAIYLAAAEVLNETMGRQVLPIGGA; this is translated from the coding sequence ATGGTTAACGTTCAAACACTTGACACTAAGGAAACGAAGCTTTCCGGCGCTATTGCGCCGGCGCTGGCGAACCCGGCCCCGCTGGGGCTCATGGGCTTCGGCATGACCACCGTGCTGCTGAACCTGCTCAACGCAGGCCTGATCTCATCGACGGCCTGGAGCATGATCCTGGCCATGGGCATGTTCTACGGGGGAGTCGCCCAGATTATCGCGGGCATCATGGAGTTCAGGAAGGGCAACACCTTCGGCACGACCGCCTTTACATCCTACGGGCTGTTCTGGATATCCCTGGTCGCACTGCTGATATTCCCCAGGCTGGGTTGGTTCCCGGCCCCGGACGGCATTTCCATGGCCGCCTACCTGGCCATGTGGGGGCTGTTCACGGCCTACATGTTCGTGGGGACGCTGAAAAAGAATAAAGCCCTCCAGTTCGTGTTCGCCAGCCTTGCCATCCTCTTCTTCCTGCTCGCCGCCGGCGACTTCACCGGGATCGGCTGGATAAAGACGCTTGCCGGGCTCGAGGGCATCGTGTGCGGCTTCTCGGCGATATATCTTGCCGCCGCCGAGGTGCTCAACGAGACCATGGGCAGGCAGGTGCTGCCCATCGGCGGGGCCTGA
- a CDS encoding rhodanese-like domain-containing protein — translation MALKEDICSAMENYMMTSPPDWNVVRVGELKKALDAGQKIFLLDVREPAEYQAGHIEGAVNVSVKELPKRVAELPQDRDVKMVAYCASGIRSAYATMFLRVYGYRDVRTMEHGIREWVSAGYPVV, via the coding sequence ATGGCTCTTAAGGAAGACATCTGCTCCGCAATGGAAAACTATATGATGACGTCTCCGCCAGACTGGAACGTGGTCAGGGTAGGCGAACTGAAGAAGGCCCTGGATGCCGGCCAGAAGATCTTTTTACTGGACGTGAGGGAGCCGGCCGAGTACCAGGCTGGCCATATCGAGGGAGCCGTGAACGTATCGGTCAAAGAGCTGCCGAAGCGGGTGGCGGAGCTTCCGCAGGACCGTGACGTAAAGATGGTGGCCTATTGTGCCAGCGGCATACGCTCCGCCTATGCCACGATGTTCCTGCGCGTGTACGGCTACAGGGATGTGCGCACTATGGAGCACGGCATCAGGGAATGGGTCTCGGCCGGATATCCAGTCGTTTAA
- a CDS encoding MFS transporter, translating to MALSVDVLTSKIERNIQLNYVYTMLMNTMLEKGIWMLFLSYRGLDLVQIGLVESVYQLAYLLFGLPAGAIGDLIGRKASLYLSIVTKILSYVLILISGDFLGYSASFVFGAISWVLYNSASESITYESCRIVGKGESYKQIYGNILALAFIAAALGVFVGGFLAENSYENVYYAGILIMLAALVPAYLFTETRGVVVNGRKRSVLRLFGESLRVISGSPLVLYVLVLFAVISTVDMTVYMYCQKYFQTMGIPVFAIGVILAVDSLFAALGGKYSYALARLPAKTFIVIIPGIIFGAYLLLAYLNSPLGVPMLWLGTIFVVAFWPIVSDLVNARVPSENRATITAFKSQLSSAGVLVLFPAVGFFAERASLSTAFLWLLAFMVPLVAYLVIKIRKSAV from the coding sequence ATGGCCCTTAGCGTCGACGTGCTCACGTCGAAGATCGAGCGGAACATCCAGCTCAACTACGTTTATACGATGCTCATGAACACGATGCTCGAGAAGGGCATCTGGATGCTGTTCCTGAGCTACCGGGGCCTGGACCTTGTGCAGATCGGCCTTGTGGAGTCGGTCTACCAGCTTGCCTACCTGCTGTTCGGGCTGCCGGCCGGGGCCATCGGCGACCTGATCGGGAGAAAGGCGAGCCTCTACCTGAGCATCGTCACGAAAATACTGAGCTACGTGCTCATCCTCATATCGGGCGACTTCCTGGGCTATTCGGCCAGCTTCGTGTTCGGCGCCATCTCCTGGGTCCTCTATAACTCGGCCTCGGAGTCCATCACCTACGAAAGTTGCCGCATCGTTGGCAAGGGAGAAAGCTATAAGCAGATCTACGGGAACATCCTGGCGCTTGCCTTCATCGCGGCGGCTCTGGGCGTCTTCGTCGGGGGCTTCCTGGCGGAGAACAGCTACGAGAACGTCTACTATGCCGGGATATTGATCATGCTGGCGGCCCTCGTGCCGGCCTACCTCTTCACCGAGACGAGGGGCGTCGTCGTGAACGGCCGGAAAAGGAGCGTTCTCCGGCTATTCGGCGAGTCCCTGAGGGTCATCTCCGGCAGCCCTCTGGTGCTCTACGTCCTGGTGCTTTTCGCCGTCATATCCACGGTGGACATGACCGTCTACATGTACTGCCAGAAGTATTTCCAGACGATGGGCATACCCGTCTTCGCCATCGGCGTCATCCTCGCGGTGGACTCGCTGTTCGCCGCCCTCGGGGGCAAATACTCCTACGCGCTGGCCAGGCTCCCGGCAAAGACCTTCATCGTCATCATACCGGGCATCATCTTCGGCGCTTACCTGCTGCTCGCATATCTCAATAGCCCGCTGGGCGTGCCCATGCTGTGGCTGGGCACTATCTTCGTGGTCGCCTTCTGGCCCATCGTGAGCGATTTGGTGAACGCACGGGTGCCGTCGGAGAACAGGGCCACGATAACCGCGTTCAAGAGCCAGCTCTCCAGCGCCGGCGTCCTGGTGCTCTTCCCCGCCGTGGGATTCTTCGCCGAGCGGGCGTCGCTTTCGACGGCGTTCCTCTGGCTGCTGGCCTTCATGGTGCCGCTGGTGGCCTACCTTGTGATAAAAATAAGGAAGAGCGCCGTTTAA